Part of the Sulfuricurvum kujiense DSM 16994 genome, TGCTAAATCCCTTTCTAACCGAATCTTTTCCTCATTTGAGGAAAGATTCCATGCTAACTCCGTCATATTCTTTCTTCGAACATTGGATGGAAGCATCCCGACAAACAATTGTGATAAAATATCGTTCATTATCAAGGAGTCTCAATGATCAAAAAGTGTCTTTTCCCTGCTGCCGGGTACGGTACCCGCTTTTTACCGGCAACCAAAGCGATGCCTAAAGAGATGCTCCCGGTCCTCACCAAGCCTTTAATCCAATACGGCGTTGAAGAGGCTGTAGAAGCGGGAATGCACACGATGGCCATCGTTACGGGACGGGGGAAAAGAGCATTGGAAGATCATTTTGATGTCAGTTACGAACTTGAACATCAGATCAAAGGTTCCGACAAAGAGCATTATCTCACCGAAATCCGTTCCCTTATCGATCAATGTACGTTTTCGTACACGCGCCAAAACGAAATGAAAGGGCTTGGTCATGCGATATTGACCGGAGAGACATTAATCGGAAATGAACCTTTTGCCGTTATTTTGGCCGATGATTTGTGCGACGGAAACAGTGACGGAGGGGTTCTTTCCCAAATGGTCGAACTATTTAACAAATACAAATGCTCGATCGTCGCCATAGAAGAGATTGATCCGAGCCATACAAACCGCTACGGCATTATCGAAGGAAAAGAGATCGAAGACGGTGTCTACATGATTTCAAATATGGTTGAGAAGCCTGATCCGGCCAATGCACCGAGTAATCTCGCCATCATCGGGCGCTATATCCTCACACCCGATATTTTCGGGATTATCGAAAATACCCCTGCCGGTAAAGGGGGAGAGATACAAATTACCGATGCGCTGATGACACAGGCTCAAAAAGGGATGGTCTTAGCTTATAAGTTCAAAGGAAAACGATTTGACTGCGGAAGCGTCGAAGGGTTCGTCGAAGCCACCAACTATTTCTACGAAAAAAGCACCGAACAATAAAATATCAATTTATAGATTATTGATAAAATAGTGGCTGACCCCGTCAACTAAGCCATCAACCATCCAGCGTTGATATTTCTCATCGGCGATACGAGCCGATTCTTCCGGATGACTGATATATCCCACTTCTAATAAAACCGCCGGCATTTGAGCCCCGACAAGAACCCAGAACGGAGCTTCGCGAACACCGTTATCATGAACATTCGGAAACTGTTTACGCAAATTCCCCAACATCCCTTTTTGCAAGTCGATCCCCAGTTTATTGGAAGCGATGATCTTCTCTTTATTCAAAAAGCTCAAAAAGCTGAGTTTACCGTATTGTCCCATCTCACCCATATCTTCGGAATTCTCCAATGCGGCAATGCGCATAGAGCGCTCACTCCGTGTCGGAGAGAGAAAATAGGTCTCTAATCCCTGTGCTCCTAACGGGTCGGAAGTTTTCGGGATAGAATTAGCGTGAACTGAGATAAAAAGATCCGCCTCTTTGTCGTTGGCATATTTGGTGCGGTCTTTTAACTCGATAAACGTATCGTTGCTTCGTGTCATATAGACGGTATAGCCTTGTGAACGAAGTTTATCGGCAAGCTGAGTCCCGATCTGCAATACGATGTCTTTCTCCATATAGCCGTTGCCGACCGCACCGCTGTCTTTCCCTCCGTGTCCCGGATCGATAACAATAATTTTTTTGCTTCGGTCTCGCGGAGTTACGGTAATCAAAGGAGGAAGCGCCGCAACCAGCGGAGGTTCTTGTATAGTCGGCGCCGATGGCAGCGGAGCGGTCGTTTTCGGCGGTTCCAATGAGAGATCGATATAGAGGGAAGAATCTTTCGGTGTCGTTTTGATCGCAATAGCACGATCGTGTTCAAAGACGAGGCGGAGTGTTTTGGCATTGTATTGAGCAATTTGGATACGGTTAATGTTTTGATGCTCTAACGTCTGGCTTTTAGAGAGGGTTGAGGAATCGATATCGATAATGTAGCGAAACCGCTTTTTATCGGCTTCGATAATTTTTGACATTCGAATTTCAGAGGGCTGAATCGGTGTATCAAAAAGAAGTTCCAGCCCTTTCTCTTTCCACTGAGCATTCATAAGCCGATGGCGCATACTCAGCGATATTTCATCAAAACGCTTTACCGGTTCCGTTTTAACCATTTTTTCGGGGTCGGGGGTATTAAATTTATCGGGAATATTTAGTTTGTTGGCGACCAATGCCGGTTTAAATGTCTTGTCATAGATAACTGATGGCACGGCCGCATCGGAAGAAGTTAAAGCCGTTTTTGCCGCCGATTCTGTTTTTTTGGCGATCCCTTTGGATTTTGCTAAATCGGCTTGATATTTTTTGACATCGATCCCAAGTTTTTCACCTCCGAGAACGATCCCTTCCAGAGCATCTGCGGCCAAAGTTTTATTTTTATCCAGCATAGCCCGCAGATAGAGTGTTTTATACTCGTTATAGCCGCGGAACTGTTCGATTTCGTCACTGCTATCCAATGCTTTTTTGGCTGAATCCAAACGTTCAGACAAATTTGCGCCCATAAGGGTAGAGAAAAGCAAAATAGAGGTAAAGAGGATACGAATCAGCACGCTGATGCTACTCCCCTTGCGTTAATTTTTCCATCAACTCTTTGACGGAGATAATTTTATCGATACGGTATCCGTTGCTTCCTGAAAAGAATAAACCAAGTTCTTTATCCCCAAGATAGGCATCGCTGAGACGGTCGGCGATACAAAAGCCGACCTCTTTGGCTTCCACGCCGCGGTTACACGGAGCGACACAGTTTGAGATACATTTGATCGAAGGACCCGTTCGGGTATCGATCAAATCGCGTAGTTTGGTTCGGACTCCGCGTGCCGGATATCCGACCGGAGATTTCATCAATGTGATATCTTCTTCTTTGGCATCAATAAGAACCTGTTTGAAATTTTCATGCGCGTCGCATTCATGGGTTCCGATAAATCGTGTCCCCATTTGTACACCGCTTGCACCCAATGCCATCATCGCATCGATATCGTTTTTATCCCAGATTCCCCCTGCCGCAATAACGGGGATATTTCCCCATAACGCCGCTTCTTCCACAACCGGACGGACGAGATTTTCAAGCTGAAACTCTTCCATAGTACACTGCTCATACGTAAAGCCCTGATGACCTCCGCTAAGAGGCCCTTCTAATACGACCGCATCGGGAAGACGGTTGTACCGTTTCTGCCACCGTTTACAGATAATCGAAAGTGCTTTCGGCGATGATACGATCGGTACCAGTGCGACATCGGGATAATCGGCGGTAAATTCGGGCATATTGGTCGGAAGCCCCGCTCCTGTGATGATAATATCAATTCCCGCTTCGCACGCGTCGGTTACGACACGTCCGTAATCGTTGATTGCGTACAAAATATTACATGCAAGCGGAGCATCACCGCAAATTTTTCGGGCATTCTTGACAATCGCATCCAGCCCTTTTTTCGAGTAAAAGTTTTCGGCATCCAACGGGCGGTTGGCAATGAGTTTATCCGCATAAATTTTATTTTCGTAATACCCTGTCCCGACGGAACTGATGACACCAAGTCCACCTTCCAAGGAGACATTTCCCGCCAGTTTATCCCAGCTGATTCCGACCCCCATTCCCCCTTGAACGATAGGAATTTTAATGGTGTGCTTGCCGATTTGAATTGGTTTTAAGCTCATTGGGTTACCTTTAATCGCGCAAATTTTCGTTTTCCCACTTGAAGGATGTATTCACCCGCTTCAAGCTGATATTGTTCATCGCTTAGTTTATTTTGATCGATTTTAACAGAGCCTTGCTTAATCTCGCGACGGGCTTGAGAAGTTGACGGACTTAGAGAACAGTCTACCAATGCTTTGGCAATCCATATCGGACCTTCTAAGCTAAACTCGTCCATTTCGCTCGGAATTTCACTCTGAGCATGAACTCTCTCAAATTCAGCATGTGCCCCTTCTGCCGCTTCGGCGGAGTGAAAGCGTGCCGTAATCTCGATAGCTAAAGCCTCTTTTACCTTCTTCGGATGGAGTGTTCCGTTTTCGACACCTGTTTTCAATACATCGATCTCATCGAGAGATTTGGCACTAAGAAGTTCATAATAACGCCACATCAACGTATCGCTGATACTGAGGACTTTCCCGTACATATCGTTTGGTGCTTCTACGACACCGATGTAGTTACCGAGCGATTTGGACATTTTCTGTACGCCGTCAAGACCTTCGAGGATCGGCATCATCAGTACCGCCTGCTCTTTGCCGATCTCGTAGACCCGCTGCAAATGGCGTCCCATCAAAAGATTAAACTTCTGGTCAGTTCCGCCGATCTCGATATCGCTTTTGAGATGGACGCTGTCGTACCCTTGAAGAAGCGGGTACAAAAATTCGCTGATGGAGATCGAGATTCCCCCTTTATAGCGTTTGTCGAAATCGTCACGTTCCAACATCCGGGCTACGTTATACGTCGTGGTCAGCTCAAGCATCCCTGCGGCACCGAGAGGATTGATCCACTCGGAGTTAAAAACGACGGTTGTTTTTTCCGGATCGAGGATCTTGAAAACCTGATCTTTATAACTTTGGGCATTCTCCAGCACCTGAGCGGGAAGCAATTTTTTACGGGTTTCGCTTTTGCCGGTCGGATCACCGATCTGTGCGGTAAAGTCACCGATCAAAAACTGAATATGCGCTCCAAATTTTTGGAAAACCGAGAGTTTTTGAAGCAATACGGTGTGTCCCAAATGCAGATCGGGAGCGGTCGGGTCAAATCCGGCTTTAACCGTATAGTTTTCCCCTTTTTCAAAATAGTTTTTGAGCAGCGTTTCAATGCGTGCTTCATCGATAATTTCGGCGGTTCCCCGTTTAATTTCACGTAATGCATTTTGTATCATTGTTTATCCTTGGCTTCGGTACGCATCATCCGTCCGAAAAAATTGTATGATTTTCCCTTTTTTCTCCAGTTTGGAGCGAAGACGATTGATATCGGCTTCAAGAGTTTGAAATTCCATTTCACAATACTGTGTATGTTCGCTTTTCTCTTTACCGAGTTCGATACTGTTAATGTCGGCACCCATTTTTGCCATATAGGTGAGCAGATCGGCGAGTGAGCCCTGCGCACTTTGCATACTGATAATGAGATGGTATCTAAAATAGTGCTGCGCTCTCCAGCGGACAAATACCATCGGCTCTCTGCGGTCAATCAGTCCTGCGGCGTTTTTACACATTTTATGGTGAACGTGGGCTTTCCCGTTTTGTAAAAAGGCTACGATTTCATCCCCGGTTTTAGGATGGCAGCAGTAATCAAATACGGCGTCGCCGACACTGTTGTTGGCATAAATTTCCAGCGATGCGAATACATACGGTTTGAGCCGAAAACGGTTTCGGGAAAGAAACACGCTGAAACGTTTACTTTCTCCCAGCTCCAGAGTAAACCGGTTAACCGTCTCTTTGAGCAGATCAAGTTCGCTCGGAATACGGTGACGCTGTTCTTCAAGATGGGTCTGAGCGAATAATTGATCGACACGGGCCGGATCGAAATTAAAAATTGTGCTCAAAATGCTGATACCTGTTTCGGTATCGATCGCTTTGATCCGTTGATTGCAGTTTGCCCGCATACTTGCTTTAGCGCGGGAGGTTTTTACTGCATCGATCCAGCTGCATCGGTTGATTTTTTTCGGTCCCGTCGTAATTTTAACGATATCGCCGTTGTGCAGTTCGCTTAGAAGCGACGCTTTTTCTTTGTTTATCAGACACCCTTCGGCACTGTCGCCGATTTCGGTATGGACCGCGTAGGCAAAATCAAGAGCCACCGCTCCTCGAGGAAGGGTGAAGGGTTTTCCTTTCGGAGAAAAGACGCTGATATCTTCGCTGAAAAGATCATTTTTGATCAATTCGTAAAACGCCTCGACCGATTCGTTTTGATACTGAAGATTATGGAGCCAATCGAGGCTGATCGGATTGTTGCCGCCGCTTTTGTATTTCCAGTGTGCCGCGACACCGAGTTCGGCTGTTTTGTGCATCTCATAGGTACGGATCTGTACTTCAAAAATAGCCGTTGAATCAAAAACCGACGTGTGAAGGGTCTGATATCCGTTCTCTTTGGGAATCGAGATATAGTCTTTAAACCGGGATGAAAGGGGCTGAAAATTCAGATGTACCAGCCCTAAAACACGATAGCAGTCAATCGGTTTTTTGACCAGTATGCGTACCGCCAAGAGATCCAGAATCTCATCGATACTGATCCCTTTGCGCTGCATTTTGAGATAAATGGAGTAGTGGTGCTTAACACGGCTGAGAATTTCGAAATCTTCCTCATTAAACCCGTTTTCAAGCATCATTTTGGTCAATTTCTCGCAAAAATCGCTCAGCCGTGCATTGATGGAGCGAAAGTTCTCTTCCATATACATATCGATGGCTTGCTTCTCTTCGGTAAAGAGGTATTGAAAACTCAAATCTTCCAAAAGATTTTTCAAAAACGAGATCCCCAAACGGCTAGCAATCGGGGCATATACGACGAGCGTCTCTTCAGCGATACGGTGCTGTTTTGCGGGAGCCAATGCCCCGAGAGTGAGCATGTTATGGAGACGGTCGCACAGTTTGACGACCAATACCCGCACATCTTCGATCGAAGCGATCAGCATTTTTCGAAACGAAAGTGCCGAAACGACCAGTTTTTCATCCGAATTCGAAGGGATCAGCTGCGCATCGCGGATCGTATCAATCTTCGTCAGCCCCTCAACTAAATGGGCAACGTCATCCCCGTACTCACGGGCAATCTCTTCTATTGTCGTGTGGGTATCTTCTACTACATCGTGAAGAAGCGCGGCGATGACCATTGCCTCATCACCGGTAATAGTTGCAACAATCGATGCGACTAAAATAGGATGAACGACATACGGTTCGCCGCTTTTTCGAAATTGGTTTTGATGTGCTTGCTGAGAAAAATTGAGGGCAGTTTGTGTGGCGGCAGAAAGGGGAATCTGTTTGTAAAGGTGCTCTATGGCACCCTCAACATCATTGATTCCGGCTACTTTTTCTATATCGATGGTATTCAATGATGCAGCTTTGTATTGACGATTAGTCTCGGTTTACAAACCCTTTGACCGTGATATGCCCTTCGGCAATCTCCATCAAAGCGATATCAGCCGTTTTAGCTTTTTTTACATCAACGTTCAGTTTCGTTGTTGCTCCGTTTAGAAGCTCTTCAGAGCGTTTTGCGACAGCGATAGCCAATTGATAGCGATCGATATTGGCAGTTTCAAGTGCTTTTGCGGTGAGTTGTTCAAGTCTCATTTTTTTCCCTTAATTTTGGATTTACTTAACAATAGAGCAACGGTCAAAGTTACCCTGAATGATTTCCAGAAGATTTCCCGGCGTGAACATATCACACACGATAATCGGCAGTTTGTTCTCTTTAGCCAAAGCGATAGAGGTGTCGTCCATTACTTTGATATGATCTTGCAGCGCTTGCTCGTATCCGAGGCTTGGAAGTTTGATTGCATCAGCGAATTTTTTCGGGTCTTTATCATAAACGCCGTCAACTTTGGTCGCTTTGATAATAACTTCCGCACCAATTTCGATCGCACGAAGCGTTGCTGCGGTATCGGTGGTAAAAAACGGATTTCCGGTCCCTGCGGCAAAAATGACCACACGGCCCCGTTCCAAATGACGGGTAGCACGTCGAACGATAAACGCTTCGGCGATTTGTTCCATTTTAATCGCACTTTGTACGCGAACCAGCATCCCCTCATGTTCACAAGCTTCTTGCATTGCGATCGCATTAATCACTGTCGCCAGCATCCCCATGTAATCACCCGACGTACGTCGGATAATTCCGTCAGCCGCCGCAGTTACGCCGCGGATAATGTTTCCGCCGCCGATAACGATCCCTACCTCAATCCCTGCATCAACGAGTGTTTTAATCTCACCGGCAATAAATTTTAGGATTTTCGTATCGATGCCGTGACCGTTTTCACCAGCCAAAGCCTCACCGGAGAATTTTACCAAAACACGCTTATAGCCCATACAACTCCCTACAAAGCATCTTCGATGTGCCCTTTTAAATTACGCGTATTATACTTTATTGTCGCTTTAAGGTTGCTTTGATTACACTAAGCAAATCATAAGAGAAGGAAAAAACAGGGGTGAAACTGTTCGATACGATTAAAGACTGGTTTGTACCTCAGCCGATGCACCGTGCACCGCTATACGGAAGAGGGATTCATGCGCTGCCCAATCCCGATGAAAAAGAGCTGTTTGACCGTGCTTCCGAAGCTTTTGTCAGCGGCGATATACTCAGCGGGTACGAATGTTTTTTGTCCTCGATCGTCCATCAGGGAAACGGCATTTCGACACCGCATTTGAGTATCGTACGTTCTCATGATTCGCTTACGTTTACCCTTTATCAGGGGTATGCCCTTATCAAAGGTTTTGTAACCGAAACATCATTGGAAGCACATGCCGATATTGCCGTGAGCAAAAAACTTCATGTTGCGACCAAACGCCGCTTCTTGGAGCGGGATTTTCAATTGACCTACTGCCGTTTCAGCGATGCGGAGGGGACTATAAAACTCTCGATCCGTCTTGATAACGCGACTATCACTCCCCAGAAAATATTTTATCCGCTCCGTGAAATCGCACTCAATGCCGATTTTGAAAAAGAGTTTATCGCCGGAGAGTTTGACGAATCGGTCCTTTTGGATACGGCGCATCTCCTCCCGATTGAGCGGGAAAAAATCGACTCTAATTACGCGTTTATGCACCAATGGATCAATGAGACACGGCAAAGCCTCATCGGGCTGTTATCCAACGATAACACGGGCATGACCTCTTTTAGCTATCTTGCCCTGCTGCTTCAAATCGATTATCTCCTCCTCCCCCATAAAAAAATGGCCAAAAATATCAGCGAAAAAATCAACGGATATTTTATGGACGACGAGAAGTTGACCGAAGACAAAAATGCCGATTTGGAACAATATCTCAGCGAACTCGGCGCGATGGATATTGAATCGTTTTCAACACAGTTTTACGATGCCGCCTATACCTTTTCCCCGTTCGAGCAGGCGATGCACGATGAGATCGCCGCCTTTATCGACGAATCGTTAGGCAAAGTACGGTGGTATAAAAACAACCGTTCGACCTACGTTATCCCTGTTATTTACCGCTATATCTCCCTGTATATCCTCTACAACTACGGTCTTCACCCCTCATTGCGGGCATTGCTGCATCTGCATGTTGAAATCTACGCATCCGAATTTTTCAAGGCTGCCGGTGAGACGCCGCTGTACGACCCACATACGAAAACGTTTAAAGAGAATCTTATCGCACAGCGGATCCGTGAATCGATAGAGCCCTATATGAGCCGTTACAAAGGGCTGAGTAATTTTTCCGAGCACCTTAATTACAGCGACTTGGATCATTTCAGCCAAAGTTTTTATCTCCAAGTCAAAAATCTCGATTATACGGAAGTGTAAGTGTGAATACAGCTACCCAAAAAATGGTCGAACAAACGATTGAAAGTATCGTCCAAATTACCAACCCCTACGGCAGCGGAAGCGGTTTTGTGATCAATAATCTTATCATCACCAATTCGCACGTCGTGAGCGGACTCAAAGAGGTACTTATCAGTACCAAAACCCTCTCCAAAACACTCGCTTCGGTCATTTATGACGATCCCGCCTTTGATTTGGCGTTTATCCGTTCCCCCATCCCGATCGAGTGCAAAAATCCGCTGCTTCTCTCCGAAATCCCGGTCCAGGACGGAGACGGAGTTATCGCTATCGGCCATCCCTACGGTCTGAATTATTCCACGACGGAGGGGATAGTTTCCAAAGCTTCACGATTGCAGGGGGAAGTCGAATACATCCAGTTTGATGCCGCCATCAATCCCGGAAACAGCGGAGGGCCGCTTTTAAACGAATCGGCGGAGGTGATCGGGGTCAATACCTTTATCATCCAAAACTCCAATAACCTCGGATTCGCCCTCCCCGCCTACACTCTAAAAGAGGCACTTGAACAGTTCCATGCACTTAAAACCGAAGATGTCATCCGATGCGGATCATGCAAAAATCTGATTGTGGAAGCTACGATCCAAAACGATTACTGTCCTAAATGCGGCTCCAAACTCGAAGTCGCCAAACGCAGACGCGAAGGGTATAAACCCTCCGGTATCGTAGCGCTGATCGAGAAGATTTTGGGAACACTGAAAGTGAATGTCACCCTAGCACGCCGAAGTCAGCGAAGCTGGCGCTTTGAGATGGGAAGCGCCCGTATCGATATCAACTACTACGACAACGGTATTATAATTGCCGATTCGGCACTCTGCCGCATACCGCAGGAAAATATCGAAGCGTTGTATGATTATCTTTTGGGGGAAAACAGCGTGTTGGAGAAATTGCAGTTTTCGATTAACGAAAACACCGTCTATCTCTCCTATATTATCGTCGACTCATCGCTCAGCGAAGCGCACGGAACCATGGCATTGCACAAACTCTTCGAGAGCGCTCCGCACTATCAACAGCTCCTCAAAGAGCGGTTTAAAGCTCCTGAGCCGAAGTTCGATGAGTTTGAATAAGGGCTGACACATCTTCTTTTTGGGAGAAATCGGCACCCATACTGATGATGAACGATGAGGCTTCCTGAAGGGAAAGTGTCGTTTTTTTGATCAACGCTTCATCGACGAGAACCGTATATCCGCTGGTAGGATTCGGGGAGGTCGGGATGAAAAGGACACAGATATTTTCATGGCGGTTCAGCAGATATGCCGGAACCCATAATCCCTCTTTGGGATACTCGACCAATACCACCTCTTTCTTTGTCCCGTCTTCACCGCCGGAGAGCATGGCGGCCAGTTTTTTCGAAACCGAATAGACCGAGCGGATAGCGGGGATTTTCTCGAACGTACTATCGATCATCGAGACGAAGATAGAGCGTCCGTACTTCTCGATCGAAAACCCGAGCACGGCAAAAACACCGATAACACCGATCATCAACGCCAATGTCAATTCAAATGAATCGGTATAATCGTGCAAAGAAAGATAGGCGCTGATTCCCAGATTTTTCAGATAATTGACGACAACGATCACCAAGATCAAAGGAAACAGCGAAAGTGCCCCGACAAAAATATAGCGAAGCAAAAACCTGATTTTCGTACTCATTCATCACACCCTTTTTGATATGACGAATTATACCGCATAGGACTGCTATCGGCGGTAGTGCTGCAACGCGTACATGTAAGAGTTTCGTTCATACACGGAGGGGTTATCGGTATGGGACAAAGAAATCGACCCTTTCATCTGTGCAATCGATTCGTATTCGTGTTTCTCCATCCACTCACGCATATCGCCCAGTATCCGTTTGATCTCATCCTCCCCTCTGATAAGGAGCACCGAAGCAAGAGCCGCCGCATCGGCTCCGCTCATAATCGCTTTGAGGACATCCTCGCCGCTGTGAACTCCCGTATTGGCGCAGAGCGAACAGGAGAGTTTATTGTAGAGGATCGCACACCACCGCAGTGTCTCACTGAGCCGGGGCGAAGAGGTAATATTGGCTTTCTGAAGCGGAGTGAGGAGTTCGAGATCGACATCCACGAGAGTCGGATTGTCAAAAAGGGTCAGTCCGTTCGCTCCCGCTTCGACAAACCGCTTGGCCATATTGGCAGGATTCGAGAAAAAAGAGTTCATTTTGACGTTCAGAGGAATATTGATTTGTTCGGCTACCGTCGCGACCGTATCGATATACATCTGTTCAACCCTATACCCTTCCAACTCCATGGAGGTTGGGATATAGGTGATATTCAGCTCCAGAGCGTCGGCACCGGCTTCTTGGAGTTTCTTCGCATACTTGACCCATCCTCCCGCCGAGACACCGTTTAAACTGGCAATGATAGGGATTGAAACATTCTCTTTGCTCAAACGGATCTCTTCGAGATATTGATCGGCTTGCAG contains:
- a CDS encoding dihydroorotate dehydrogenase-like protein, whose protein sequence is MDFTTSILGLELKNPLIASASPMSASLEGVKKLEDSGIAAVIMHSLFEEEINHEIHQIDHFLHVNSDSYAEAITYLPDEVTFDNLQADQYLEEIRLSKENVSIPIIASLNGVSAGGWVKYAKKLQEAGADALELNITYIPTSMELEGYRVEQMYIDTVATVAEQINIPLNVKMNSFFSNPANMAKRFVEAGANGLTLFDNPTLVDVDLELLTPLQKANITSSPRLSETLRWCAILYNKLSCSLCANTGVHSGEDVLKAIMSGADAAALASVLLIRGEDEIKRILGDMREWMEKHEYESIAQMKGSISLSHTDNPSVYERNSYMYALQHYRR